One part of the Lotus japonicus ecotype B-129 chromosome 2, LjGifu_v1.2 genome encodes these proteins:
- the LOC130737815 gene encoding cytochrome c1-2, heme protein, mitochondrial-like, whose protein sequence is MAGGVMLQLLRRKLQPHSLNPSMSSGSGSAGSSSLRALALIGAGISGFLGFATTASADEAEHGLSCPSYPWPHEGILSSYDHASIRRGHQVYQQVCASCHSMSLISYRDLVGVAYTEEEVKAMAAEIEVVDGPNDEGEMFSRPGKLSDRFPEPYANESAARFANGGAYPPDLSLITKARHNGQNYVFSLLTGYREPPAGIVIREGLHYNPYFPGGAIAMPKMLNDGAVEYEDGTPATESQMGKDVVSFLSWAAEPEMEERKLMGFKWIFVLSLALLQAAYYRRLRWSVLKSRKLVLDVVN, encoded by the exons ATGGCTGGAGGAGTTATGCTACAGTTATTGAGGAGGAAACTCCAGCCTCATTCTCTG AATCCTTCTATGTCATCTGGTTCTGGCTCTGCTGGCAGCAGCTCCTTAAGAGCTCTTGCGCTAATTGGAGCTGGCATCTCAGGTTTTTTGGGTTTTGCAACAACTGCATCAGCTGATGAAGCAGAGCATGGCCTGTCATGTCCAAGCTATCCATGGCCTCACGAGGGCATCCTCAGTTCATATGATCATGCTTC GATACGTCGTGGTCATCAAGTTTATCAACAAGTCTGTGCTTCCTGTCATTCTATGTCTTTGATATCATACCGTGATTTGGTTGGTGTTGCATATACAGAAGAAGAGGTCAAGGCTATGGCAGCTGAGATTGAGGTGGTTGATGGGCCTAATGATGAGGGGGAGATGTTTTCACGCCCCGGTAAACTCAGTGATCGCTTTCCGGAGCCTTATGCAAATGAATCAGCTGCTAGGTTTGCCAATGGAGGAGCCTACCCTCCAGATCTAAGTCTTATTACCAAA GCTCGTCACAATGGTCAGAACTATGTATTCTCCCTTCTAACCGGCTATCGTGAACCCCCTGCTGGTATCGTG ATCAGAGAAGGACTGCACTATAATCCTTATTTTCCTGGTGGGGCCATTGCCATGCCTAAGATGCTTAATGATGGCGCTGTTGAATATGAAGATGGAACCCCTGCTACAGAATCTCAG ATGGGGAAAGATGTTGTGTCATTTTTGTCATGGGCAGCTGAGCCTGAGATGGAAGAGAGAAAACTG ATGGGATTTAAGTGGATATTTGTACTATCACTGGCATTACTTCAAGCTGCCTATTATCGTCGCCTTCGGTGGTCTGTTCTCAAGTCTCGCAAGCTGGTTCTTGATGTTGTCAATTAG